A stretch of the Streptomyces sp. NBC_00078 genome encodes the following:
- a CDS encoding esterase family protein, whose amino-acid sequence MGLTSETTVYVMAALAAVGVALLVWLWPRLARQGLWQVLGRLVAVGVTQVTIIAAFGCWLNSSYQFFGSWSELFGNVDTAPVGVTQASAHEGDGTVTGASVKGALVQPGGDEQLSRVSGLPTGPAAVNGRVESVKVIGRRTGVVDPAFVYLPPQYFQKAYQRQRFPVIVALSGYPGSIFNLAQHLRVSQTAGELQKSGQMQPTIMVMIRPTIAPPRDTECVDVPGGPQTETFLAKDLPDALKSTYRVGHDANSWGVMGYSSGATCALQLTMRNPHVYTTAGALSPDYRIKDDATTGNLFGSGLGRVNRVNGHDLMWRLKHLPVPQVSVLVADSKHGEKGYPQTVAFIKAVKAPMRVASILPEQGSHNFPTWVREMPATLKWMNQQLTFPQDVVPRHHHKPGHTTVRASGAEPSESATKRR is encoded by the coding sequence ATGGGTTTGACCAGCGAGACGACCGTGTACGTGATGGCGGCCCTGGCCGCTGTCGGTGTGGCGCTGTTGGTCTGGCTGTGGCCGCGGCTTGCCAGGCAGGGTCTGTGGCAGGTACTCGGACGGCTGGTGGCCGTCGGAGTGACCCAGGTGACGATCATCGCGGCCTTCGGATGCTGGCTGAACTCGTCGTACCAGTTCTTCGGATCGTGGAGCGAGCTCTTCGGCAACGTCGACACCGCGCCCGTCGGTGTGACGCAGGCGTCCGCCCACGAGGGCGACGGGACGGTGACCGGCGCCTCCGTCAAGGGGGCGTTGGTGCAGCCTGGCGGCGATGAGCAGCTGAGCCGGGTCAGCGGACTGCCCACCGGCCCCGCAGCGGTGAACGGGCGGGTCGAGTCCGTGAAGGTCATCGGCCGCCGCACGGGCGTCGTCGACCCGGCCTTCGTCTACCTGCCGCCGCAGTACTTCCAGAAGGCGTACCAGAGGCAGCGTTTCCCGGTGATCGTCGCGCTCAGCGGCTACCCCGGCAGCATCTTCAACCTCGCGCAGCACCTGCGGGTGTCACAGACCGCCGGGGAGCTGCAGAAGAGCGGCCAGATGCAGCCGACCATCATGGTGATGATCCGGCCGACGATCGCCCCGCCGCGCGACACCGAGTGCGTGGACGTCCCGGGTGGGCCGCAGACCGAGACCTTCCTGGCCAAGGACCTCCCGGACGCCCTGAAGTCCACCTACCGGGTGGGCCACGACGCCAACTCCTGGGGCGTCATGGGCTACTCCTCCGGCGCCACCTGCGCCCTGCAACTGACGATGCGCAATCCGCACGTGTACACAACGGCCGGCGCCCTTTCGCCCGACTACAGGATCAAGGACGACGCCACGACCGGCAACCTCTTCGGCAGCGGGCTGGGCCGGGTCAACAGGGTCAACGGGCACGACCTGATGTGGCGGCTCAAGCACCTTCCGGTTCCCCAGGTCTCCGTCCTCGTAGCCGACAGCAAGCACGGCGAGAAGGGGTACCCGCAGACGGTGGCCTTCATCAAGGCCGTCAAAGCACCCATGCGCGTCGCGTCGATCCTGCCCGAGCAAGGAAGTCACAACTTCCCGACCTGGGTACGGGAGATGCCGGCCACCTTGAAGTGGATGAACCAGCAGCTGACCTTCCCTCAGGACGTCGTGCCCCGGCACCACCACAAGCCGGGCCACACCACGGTCCGGGCCTCGGGCGCCGAACCCTCCGAGTCCGCCACCAAGCGCAGGTGA
- a CDS encoding HipA family kinase, with amino-acid sequence MLREVTATRYIEPLRSGGSVPGVVETDDLGTYVVKFTGSAQGRKALVAEVVVGELARALGLRFPELVLVHFDPAIADGEPHQEVRELHSASAGVNLGMDFLPGAVDFTPELAKSFPVDALEAGRIVWLDALTVNVDRTVHSSNLMVWPTLGTVPPRLWLIDHGAALVFHHRWDGADPAKRYDFRHHALGHYAPDMRAADAELARKVTRELLRDIAAEVPDAWLAGEEGFATPDDVRSAYVDYLHARVEASAAWLPTDFPTREEVAAEEALRAAKTQQGRPNWLKQVPDLHGEPAAEQDWSVHLG; translated from the coding sequence ATGCTGAGAGAGGTCACTGCGACCCGCTACATCGAGCCCCTGCGCTCCGGCGGCTCCGTCCCCGGCGTCGTCGAGACCGACGACCTGGGCACCTACGTCGTGAAGTTCACCGGCTCCGCCCAGGGCCGCAAGGCACTGGTCGCCGAGGTGGTCGTCGGCGAACTGGCCCGCGCCCTCGGACTGCGCTTCCCCGAGCTGGTCCTCGTCCACTTCGACCCGGCGATCGCCGACGGCGAGCCCCACCAGGAGGTGCGGGAACTCCACAGCGCCAGCGCGGGCGTCAACCTCGGTATGGACTTCCTGCCGGGCGCGGTGGACTTCACCCCGGAACTGGCGAAGAGTTTCCCGGTCGATGCGCTTGAGGCGGGCCGGATCGTCTGGCTCGACGCGCTGACGGTGAACGTGGACCGCACCGTCCACAGCTCGAACCTCATGGTCTGGCCCACACTCGGCACCGTGCCGCCCCGCCTGTGGCTGATCGACCACGGGGCCGCGCTCGTCTTCCACCACCGCTGGGACGGCGCGGATCCCGCCAAGCGTTACGACTTCCGGCATCACGCCCTCGGCCACTACGCCCCCGACATGAGAGCGGCGGACGCCGAACTGGCGCGGAAGGTGACGCGGGAGCTGCTGCGGGACATCGCGGCGGAGGTGCCCGACGCCTGGCTGGCAGGCGAGGAGGGCTTCGCGACCCCGGACGACGTCCGTTCCGCGTACGTGGACTACCTCCATGCGCGCGTGGAGGCCTCCGCGGCCTGGCTTCCCACCGACTTCCCCACCCGGGAGGAAGTCGCCGCCGAGGAGGCCCTGCGCGCGGCGAAAACGCAACAGGGCCGCCCGAATTGGCTGAAGCAGGTCCCCGACCTGCACGGTGAACCGGCGGCGGAACAGGATTGGTCGGTGCACCTCGGATGA
- a CDS encoding SelT/SelW/SelH family protein produces the protein MSPVVQIEYCTQCRWLPRAAWLAQELLTTFEAELTELSLKPGTGGVFVVRVDDEVVWDRREQGFPEPTAVKRAVRDRVAPGKPLGHSDKPVS, from the coding sequence ATGAGCCCCGTCGTACAGATCGAGTACTGCACCCAGTGCCGCTGGCTGCCCCGCGCGGCGTGGCTGGCGCAGGAGCTGCTCACCACCTTCGAGGCGGAGCTGACCGAGCTGTCGCTCAAGCCCGGCACCGGTGGCGTCTTCGTCGTCCGGGTCGACGACGAGGTGGTCTGGGACCGCCGTGAACAGGGCTTCCCCGAGCCGACGGCCGTGAAGCGGGCCGTACGCGACCGAGTGGCCCCGGGAAAGCCCCTGGGCCACTCGGACAAACCTGTTTCCTGA
- the aceB gene encoding malate synthase A, producing MSAPAPSPLAIVDAEPLPRQEEVLTEPALAFVAELHRRFTPRRDALLARRAERRAEIARTSTLDFLPETAAIRADESWKVAPSPAALNDRRVEITGPTDRKMTINALNSGAKVWLADFEDASAPTWENVVLGQVNLADAYTRNIDFTDERSGKSYALRPDAELATVVMRPRGWHLGERHLVDANGTQVPGALVDFGLYFFHNAQRLLDLGKGPYFYLPKTESHLEARLWNDVFVFAQEYVGIPQGTIRATVLIETITAAYEMEEILYELRDHASGLNAGRWDYLFSIVKNFRDGGPKFVLPDRNLVTMTAPFMRAYTELLVRTCHKRGAHAIGGMAAFIPSRRDADVNKVAFEKVRADKDREAGDGFDGSWVAHPDLVPIAMESFDKVLGDRPNQKDRLREDVHVEAADLIAIDSLEAKPTYNGLVNAVQVGIRYIEAWLRGLGAVAIFNLMEDAATAEISRSQIWQWINAGVEFEHAGNPVKATPELAREIAAGELDTIRKEIGEEAFAAGHWQQAHDLLLTVSLDDDYADFLTLPAYEQLRG from the coding sequence ATGTCCGCACCAGCGCCGTCCCCGCTGGCCATCGTCGACGCCGAGCCCCTGCCGCGGCAGGAGGAGGTCCTCACCGAGCCGGCCCTCGCCTTCGTGGCCGAGCTGCACCGGCGGTTCACGCCCCGGCGTGACGCGCTCCTCGCCCGCCGAGCGGAACGCCGCGCCGAGATCGCCCGCACCTCCACGCTCGACTTCCTCCCCGAGACGGCCGCGATTCGCGCCGACGAGTCCTGGAAGGTGGCCCCCTCCCCCGCGGCCCTGAACGACCGCCGGGTCGAGATCACCGGTCCCACCGACCGCAAGATGACCATCAACGCCCTCAACTCGGGCGCCAAGGTGTGGCTCGCGGACTTCGAGGACGCCTCGGCGCCGACCTGGGAGAACGTCGTCCTCGGACAGGTCAACCTGGCCGACGCCTACACCCGGAACATCGACTTCACGGACGAGAGGTCCGGCAAGTCGTACGCCCTGCGCCCCGACGCCGAACTCGCCACCGTCGTCATGCGCCCGCGCGGCTGGCACCTCGGCGAGCGCCATCTGGTCGACGCGAACGGCACCCAGGTCCCGGGCGCCCTCGTCGACTTCGGCCTCTACTTCTTCCACAACGCCCAGCGTCTGCTCGACCTGGGCAAGGGCCCGTACTTCTACCTGCCGAAGACGGAGTCGCACCTCGAAGCGCGCCTGTGGAACGACGTGTTCGTCTTCGCCCAGGAGTACGTCGGCATCCCGCAGGGCACCATCCGCGCGACCGTCCTGATCGAGACGATCACGGCCGCTTACGAGATGGAGGAGATCCTCTACGAACTCCGCGACCACGCCTCGGGGTTGAACGCGGGCCGCTGGGACTACCTGTTCTCCATCGTGAAGAACTTCCGTGACGGCGGCCCCAAGTTCGTTCTGCCGGACCGCAACCTGGTCACGATGACGGCCCCGTTCATGCGGGCGTACACCGAACTCCTTGTCCGCACCTGCCACAAGCGCGGCGCGCACGCGATCGGCGGCATGGCGGCGTTCATCCCCTCACGCCGGGACGCCGACGTCAACAAGGTGGCCTTCGAGAAGGTCCGCGCCGACAAGGACCGCGAGGCCGGCGACGGTTTCGACGGCTCCTGGGTCGCCCACCCCGACCTGGTCCCGATCGCCATGGAGTCCTTCGACAAGGTCCTCGGTGACCGGCCGAACCAGAAGGACCGCCTGCGCGAGGACGTCCACGTCGAGGCCGCCGACCTGATCGCGATCGACTCCCTGGAGGCCAAGCCGACGTACAACGGCCTGGTCAACGCCGTCCAGGTGGGCATCCGTTACATCGAGGCCTGGCTGCGCGGCCTGGGCGCGGTCGCCATCTTCAACCTCATGGAGGATGCGGCCACCGCCGAGATCTCCCGCTCGCAGATCTGGCAGTGGATCAACGCGGGCGTCGAGTTCGAGCACGCGGGAAACCCGGTGAAGGCCACCCCGGAGCTGGCCCGCGAGATCGCCGCCGGGGAACTCGACACCATCCGCAAGGAAATCGGCGAGGAGGCCTTCGCGGCCGGCCACTGGCAGCAGGCCCACGACCTGCTGCTGACGGTCTCCCTCGACGACGACTACGCGGACTTCCTGACGCTGCCCGCGTACGAGCAGCTCAGGGGCTGA
- a CDS encoding NTP transferase domain-containing protein translates to MTDDEQQVAGLVLAAGGGRRLGGRPKALLQHRGRPLVEHAVGVLRAAGCTRVHVVLGARADAVRERAELEGCVLVDNPEWEQGMGTSLRAGLDSLAGTGAAAAVVFLVDQPGIGPEAVARVLAAHRNETSLVSAAYDGVRGHPVLFGRAHWAGIAETATGDRGARAYLTAHEPAITLVECGDVAQPYDIDTAADLLHLE, encoded by the coding sequence ATGACGGATGACGAACAGCAGGTGGCCGGACTGGTCCTCGCCGCGGGGGGCGGACGGCGGCTCGGCGGGCGGCCCAAGGCGCTGCTTCAGCACCGCGGGCGGCCGCTCGTCGAGCATGCAGTCGGAGTGCTGCGCGCGGCCGGCTGCACCCGCGTCCATGTGGTGCTGGGGGCACGGGCCGACGCCGTACGGGAGCGGGCGGAACTGGAGGGGTGCGTGCTCGTGGACAACCCGGAGTGGGAGCAGGGCATGGGGACCTCGTTGCGGGCCGGGCTGGACTCGCTCGCCGGGACGGGGGCCGCGGCCGCCGTGGTCTTCCTCGTCGACCAGCCGGGGATCGGGCCGGAGGCGGTCGCGCGGGTGCTGGCCGCACACCGGAACGAGACCTCACTCGTATCGGCCGCCTACGACGGCGTCCGCGGCCATCCCGTCCTCTTCGGCCGCGCCCACTGGGCGGGCATCGCCGAGACCGCGACCGGGGACCGCGGGGCCCGCGCCTACCTCACGGCGCACGAGCCGGCGATCACGCTCGTCGAGTGCGGGGACGTGGCGCAGCCGTACGACATCGACACGGCGGCCGATCTCCTCCACCTTGAGTGA
- a CDS encoding DUF5955 family protein, whose translation MLRSLGQRPVTGSDEDPRVAELRTAVSRLRRELAAHPAEFPDRGIAEDELAALAAMTIDGAPEIPRLRRSLLLVAGAIGSVSALAPGLSDVRDAVDLFAEPPHRCS comes from the coding sequence GTGTTGCGGAGCTTGGGGCAGAGGCCAGTGACCGGCAGCGACGAGGACCCGAGGGTGGCGGAACTGCGGACCGCGGTGTCCCGGTTGCGCCGCGAACTCGCCGCGCACCCGGCCGAGTTCCCCGACCGCGGCATAGCCGAGGACGAACTCGCCGCGCTCGCCGCGATGACGATCGACGGCGCCCCCGAAATCCCGCGTCTGCGCCGGTCGTTGCTGCTGGTCGCCGGCGCGATCGGCTCCGTGAGCGCCTTGGCCCCGGGGCTGTCGGACGTACGCGACGCGGTGGACCTGTTCGCGGAACCACCGCACCGCTGTTCCTGA
- a CDS encoding IclR family transcriptional regulator codes for MPTSSASTPDSAKSNGGGVQSLERAFDLLERMADAGGEVGLSELSASSGLPLPTIHRLMRTLVACGYVRQQANRRYALGPRLIRLGESAARLLGTWARPYLARLVEETGETANMALLDGDEIVYVAQVPSKHSMRMFTEVGRRVLPHSTGVGKALLANTPDGEVRALLSRTGMPAATEKTITTPEGFLAALADVRRAGYAIDDNEQEIGVRCLAVSVPNSPTAAAISISGPAGRVTEAATDKIVPVLQQVASELSEALASSGPAA; via the coding sequence GTGCCGACGTCCAGCGCCAGCACCCCCGACTCCGCCAAATCCAACGGCGGCGGGGTCCAGTCCCTTGAGCGTGCCTTCGATCTGCTCGAGCGGATGGCCGATGCGGGTGGCGAGGTCGGGCTGAGCGAGCTCTCCGCGAGCAGCGGTCTGCCGCTGCCCACCATCCACCGCCTCATGCGCACCCTCGTGGCCTGCGGATACGTCCGCCAGCAGGCCAACCGCAGGTATGCGCTCGGCCCGCGGCTGATCCGCCTCGGCGAGTCCGCCGCCCGGCTGCTGGGCACCTGGGCCCGCCCCTATCTGGCCCGCCTGGTCGAGGAGACCGGGGAGACGGCGAACATGGCGCTGCTCGACGGCGACGAGATCGTGTACGTCGCCCAGGTGCCGTCCAAGCACTCGATGCGCATGTTCACCGAGGTCGGCCGACGCGTCCTGCCGCACTCCACGGGCGTCGGCAAGGCCCTGCTCGCCAACACACCGGACGGCGAGGTGCGCGCTCTGCTCTCCCGCACCGGCATGCCCGCCGCGACGGAGAAGACGATCACCACCCCGGAGGGCTTCCTGGCAGCCCTGGCGGACGTACGCCGGGCCGGCTACGCGATCGACGACAACGAGCAGGAGATCGGCGTCCGCTGCCTCGCGGTCTCGGTGCCCAACTCCCCCACCGCCGCCGCCATTTCGATCTCGGGACCCGCGGGCCGGGTCACGGAGGCGGCGACGGACAAGATCGTGCCGGTGCTGCAGCAGGTGGCGTCGGAGCTGTCGGAGGCACTGGCCAGCTCGGGACCGGCGGCCTAG